In Oxyura jamaicensis isolate SHBP4307 breed ruddy duck chromosome 20, BPBGC_Ojam_1.0, whole genome shotgun sequence, the following are encoded in one genomic region:
- the TNFRSF6B gene encoding tumor necrosis factor receptor superfamily member 6B yields the protein MLAPHPPKLRRPVRWMFAPLLLLLAELGSGLQPTYQWRDAETNEKLTCQQCPPGTFVARHCTRDRQTVCEPCPELHYTQYWNYLEKCRYCNVICEEKQVEVQQCNATHNRVCQCQEGYYSEMEFCIRHSECPPGSGVVKPGTPFEDTQCRRCPRGFFSSSSSTEPCQPHQDCAQQGKVTNVQGNEYHDTLCTSCRVHGRSNSTQGPAPGDEDCEQAMIDFVAYQNISPKKLKRLQHILEGSLRKEVLEKKALIQEKFRAFLTHLKEGNPAVTKELLEALRVTKLHAIEREVRKRFLSPSENTD from the exons ATGCTGGCCCCCCACCCGCCGAAGCTGAGGCGGCCGGTCCGG TGGATGTTtgcccctctcctccttctgCTGGCTGAGCTGGGCTCCGGCTTGCAACCCACCTACCAGTGGAGGGATGCTGAGACGAACGAGAAGCTCACCTGCCAGCAGTGCCCACCGGGGACCTTCGTGGCACGGCACTGCACCAGGGACAGGCAGACGGTGTGCGAGCCCTGCCCGGAGCTGCACTACACGCAGTACTGGAACTACCTGGAGAAGTGCCGGTACTGCAACGTCATCTGCGAGGAGAAGCAGGTGGAGGTGCAGCAGTGCAATGCCACCCACAACAGAGTGTGCCAGTGCCAGGAGGGTTACTATTCGGAGATGGAGTTCTGCATCAGGCACTCCGAGTGCCCTCCGGGCTCCGGTGTCGTGAAGCCGG GTACCCCCTTCGAGGACACCCAGTGCCGCAGGTGCCCCCGCGgcttcttctcctccagctccagcaccgAGCCGTGCCAGCCGCACCAGGACTGCGCGCAGCAGGGGAAGGTGACCAACGTGCAGGGAAACGAGTACCACGACACCCTCTGCACCTCCTGCAGGGTGCACGGGAGGAGCAACAGCACCCAGGGGCCAG CTCCAGGAGATGAGGACTGCGAGCAAGCCATGATCGACTTTGTGGCGTACCAGAACATTTCCCCGAAAAAGCTGAAGCGCCTGCAGCACATCCTGGAGGGCTCGCTTAGGAAGGAGGTGTTGGAGAAAAAGGCGCTCATCCAGGAGAAGTTCAGGGCCTTCCTCACCCACCTCAAGGAGGGGAACCCCGCGGTCACCAAGGAGCTGCTCGAGGCGCTGCGGGTCACCAAGCTGCACGCCATAGAGAGGGAGGTGCGGAAGCGCTTCCTCTCCCCTAGTGAGAACACGGACTGA